Part of the Vigna radiata var. radiata cultivar VC1973A chromosome 11, Vradiata_ver6, whole genome shotgun sequence genome is shown below.
TGCAACCAAGATGAGGATACGATTCGTCAAGCTTTGCGGAATCTTAAAGAAAGCTGTACAAACCATTGAAATCCACGTAAACCCcggatttactttttaataaactGTCACCTCTGTTCTTACTCATAAAACTATACAttgggtgttttttttttttttttttaaacaatctATGAAAggattatatttttctaaattgaaacaacaattacaatttttttgctAGTTTaggtaaataatatatttttttatatatagtttttttttaatatttgtatcattATATTTCACTTAAAGATAACACTTTTTTCTACAGAATAAATTTGATAgtataatattcattaaaaatttacataaacACTTTTAAACCTTACTATCCCTTTaacaccaaaaaataaaaattaattttgtaggtAATTTTtcgtattatatattttaaaataaaaatatgatgtgATTGGTGTTGAACTTGAATAGGTGTGTACTTGAATTTTGGGTGTTTGTCTATCATCACCCtaatattaaatcattataaaataatttaagagtaTATTATAAcgatatatatatctttaaagataaaataataataaaatataaatactatagGGAAATTATTGATACCTATAtgtaaatacaaatatattacttaatttacatatatagaagatttaattatcttattttaaaatagccgtattaaaaattttaattaaactaattatatttaagagaatgaaaaaaaaaaattaatgagaatTGTAGAGTATACAAATAATGTTGAAAAGCTAAAATAAACGAAAATTCCCGAACTACaaatataagtaataattaattattttttattctaataatttctACCTAAGCATTGTTAATAACAAAATTCGCCTAATTGTACTTATAAAAACACTTACTTTATAAGAACCTGTATACTGGCTTTAGAAGTTAATTGAAGCGAATGGTTCATCTAGATTGGCAGTTGAAACAAGACCATAAACAAAAAATCGTTTTCTTccatataaatacaaaattcgTAAATAAGGTGCCCCAGAGATATTCACTGCATCGCAACTCATTTCAAAGGGTGGTAGATTAGCTATATGAAGAATATCCATTTTAacattggaaaataaaaaaactccaCGTTAATCGAAAACGATGTATTGAAGCGTTCAAAACTCATTCCAAAGTCAAAACATCAAACAAGTGCCATGTCCTCAAAATAGTATTTCAtaaattgaagcaaaaataaGATAACAGAAATTTTAACGGTAGCGGCGAAGTGACAGGGTGTTGTTCCTCTTCCAGGTTGCCCTGCGGGATGGACGAGCCTTGTGGTACAGATGTCCTCTGCCACGTAAACCCCTGTTGCTTTTCCCTGCAGAGGTAAGCCCACGCAGCTCCCTGTGCTTATGCACTGGATTGCAGAGCCAATTGATTCTGGGATCATTTCTAATAGCAGCATGGGCAACATCTACCAGAATTATCTCGAAATACTTGTAAGTCGAGTCCTGAAACATACAATAGTTATAGATTTTACCAACACCAGCACATGAttcacaatcaaattcaaatgtCAAGTGAGTAACAAACCTCGTTCACCCAGTAAGAGTTTAGGACTCTAAGTCCACCCAGCTTCCGTCCAGCTCGCTCCTCAGCAACGGACCTCTTGCTACGCTGGAATTTTAATTGAGTAACACCCTGGTTTGTTGGCTTACCATAAACAATACCTTTGGGCACTGGCCTCTTTCTGCCACCTCTACGCACACGAACACGATACACAACGTAACCCTGTCGtgtcataaccacaatcatcaCTGGACTCAAACAAATAGctttacaacaacaaaaacacacaatTATCCAATACTCAATTATAATTAACCCCATTTACCAAGTGCGATTATTTTATCGAAATAAGTAATTGAAACAATACAGTGATTGAGATAAAAAGGTATACACTACTTAagtaatcaataaaataaaattagaaagaaatagTTACCTGCTTAGCCTTATAGCCCAAGCGACGAGCCTTGTCAGGGCGGGTTGGCCTGGTCAGACGAACAATGGAAGGCTGCTGCCTGTACTCCCAGCACCTCACCCGCTGCAAAAAGCGCATAACATCAGACTGCTTCTTGCGCCATAGCTCTGAAACATAGTTGTAGGCACCTGTGCAAATCACACCAAAAAAAACTCTATCAATACCACTCCCAACAAAGACACCacgtaattttattaatataaccAAGAGATATATATGAACTCGTCGACCTTAATAGCCACACACTATAACTTCCACATTTACAAGTACCAAATGCCCACAAATTAAGAGGATAGCATACATATGATTAATAACTAGATTCGAAATTGACAGTAAAGAGTccttaaacctaatttaatgATAAACCTCAAACCTGTccaatatttaactttaatagATTTTCACCACCAAAATCAGACGTGCATCATAAACAACTATTTTGCTAAAACAATTAACTCCCGCTCCAAAAGGCCAACTCAATTTACAATCCCTTGGATCTGACTAtcaactataaaaaatatacagaGTGGAAGTAAACAAGGCTATCAGATCCTACACTCCAACTTTGACAGCACAGATAACACTTACAGCCATTAAACAATACAAGAGAACTGAAactaaaaaacataaagaacaaGTTATGAAAAAACAAGGCACGATTTCAGACCAGAAAAAATTGGGCATTGCAGGATTAAAACCTTAATTGCCAGCTAGCACtagcaaaaacaaagaaacattaACACTGAGACACAAGAAGAAGCGACCAAGATGGTTGAACTTGGCGAACATATAACGGTGTTTCTCTTATTTAAGCTTTTGcactaaaaccctaaaccctccTCAGGAAGCTCTACCGAAACAATGGAGGGAAGGTTGAGTAATCGTCGTTATGGAACCAAATAATCATTCACATTCATGCATCAGATCCaacaaaacataattgaaaaacaataacaaatcaTAATCCGAATGGGAAGGTAGACGGAGAACATACCCATCGCGCAGTCACCACAGTGGAAGGGTTCTACCTCACCCAAGCCAGCTGAAAACTAGGGTTTCAGAATGAGTTCAAATACTTTATAGAGCCACCACTTCAAGTACAGGCCTTTAGTTTCAAAAGTGGgcttctatttattttttagtttttgggcCGGGCCTGCGGTGCTGATTAAACCTCTTTTTTGTCAACAAACAAAAAGTTCAGTTTTATCCTTTGAAAAATGacgttttttttatattacccattatttatttcattttattacttttttaaattaaaaaaaaaaatacacgaTTGAGTTGTTGACGGGAAACATAACCAATCTCGTCAGTCTAACTCTTTAAAAAAAGCTGAAACTCAAGTAATAATATAATGACTAAAATGATgctacataattaaatttagatgttgatttaaactaatataataatattatagactTTCAAAAGTTCTGTGACTAAACAAAAggcttattatattttatatgaaataatattcGTTTTAAATGGTAAAAAAGTAGTTTAAGTAAAGCAATGGTCTTCAGTTTTAATGGTTACCAATaatttaaatagtataaattattgtttataatatttaccAGAAAACATCATGatactataaaattatttaaataattttcttatatacaGAGAGAGAGGCATATGACATGCtttgatatgttaaaaaatCCTTTGAAGTATTCTCAAAATCTCTTTTAACATTAATGTCTTGATGTTAAGTATGCATgcatattattaaaagttaatgcTTGTGATGCATTGTTCCCTTTATTACTcctttacaattttaatatgtgaaatttaaataaaaaaaaatagcaggAATTAAAGAATTAGagtgtttataataataagaattataatGTTTATACTCTATTCTTAAATTTAACTTCTAAACAACATAGAATTCCATGATAATATTCCacataattatcattttttaaaatagacatTGGAGTGAGAAGAGAAGTAGCTCTTGGAATCCCTTGTTTTAGTCCATGTGTTTGAAAGAGAAGCATTAGAGtcattcaaattgaaaaaaaaatatttttttaagaattctTTTATAATCACTTATGTAGTAACTTGGAATTAACACATTTTTATGAACcgataaaatagtgacacatagtttattattaaaaaagataatgatacttaaacaacattttttttgacaatatttgaacatcatttatgtgtaattatgtgattgatccatagtaatatttatgattattattattgattatgaagtaattttagatcaatcacagaataatatgtagatgatatttaaatgttgttaaaaaaatattgtctaaatatcattatcctattaaaaatttgttatcgTTTGAATCGAAAATGATGAGTATTGATCTGTGATAGAAGCTTTTGGATAAATGTTTTTTGGTGCAGCATCTTGTATCACGTCACTGCCAGAGAACATAACAGAAAGAAGGACTTCtgtaaagaaaaagtgaaagataATTTCATGTTTGCACTCCACAGAATGTAGCAGGACCAACCAAGATAGATATCCTTCTTCTTCCCATTCAAGGATACTACTGTGTCTTTATTCCTTTTAATGTCATCAACtgctttcaaatttaaaaaagtttattattttcatatctgAAATTGTTTTACCAGTTTACAtaactttttaactttattttttttacaatcataaaagttgaatttttaaTAATCAAGATACCCTTGAAAATAGGTTGTCCATGGTGTATGTAAGAATCTAATAGAATAATggtgattttataaaaaatagtttttttttaaataaaaactttatataaCTTAACCAATGTGAAAAAAATGGCTTTAAAACagtgataatttttataaaaataaaaagtttctcATTAAAAACGTTTATATAAGTTAAtcttttattactaaaatattataacagtATTATATTATTGGATAAACTATCTAtagttattttctaaattttcacaATGCAAAAGTGGTATTGAAAAAATCATctttaaataatgaaacatattgcttaaaaaatcttaattaagaataaaaccAAATCATCTAccttatttcattaaaaaaaactatttatttagcATCCAACTATTAGTTAATATAAGTATTAATTTACTGTAACCGAAAACAGGGGAGCTTTTGTTGTTTCTCTTTCacgttttttttaatagaaaaattattaaatattatattcaacaGGTgtacagaaaataaacatatttttaatttgttttctccttttatttGATGTGCGAGATACTTAAagataagtgaaaaaaaaaaattatactctaaaaaaagtctaaaacaaattacaaaattttaaataaccaGTTAAAACCTCCCTCGGACAATATATACTTACCTATAATGTGCGACTAtgtctttttttctctttccagaaaattaaaggaaatgtttacttataatttatcatttatcaGAATGATAAgatctttctattttattcaatatattttaaaaaatattaaaatttatatgtggTGTCAAAAgatgtatatattattacataGGAGTGGTGGTTGAAGAAGTAAGTTAGGAGTAAAGGAatcaaagaatttaaaataaatacagtTATACAAACctaaaagagaatgaaaaaaataattgttagatTTGtgttagtataaatattttaagaaagattAAACTTTGATCATGATGATTCAAACtaagtatactattttattggtgaatattttttttattatgcatGGTTAATATTTATGACGGGGATGCAACGAAATTCATCCAAACTATAAAGcaagatagaaaaaatattatttaaaattattaaaaacttaaatggtaaattatttattttttgaattatgaGAGTTACTGTAAAAAGTTGTAAGAAAATTATGGGTAAACAAAGCAATCCTCCACCCCAGAGACTGTATGTACATTGCAACTTTTATTCACATGCTATCATGAATTTGCAAAGCAAAATGTCAAAATGtggaaaagaaataattatctCTTTGATGTTTCTTTGATACCTAgtacttaattattattattattattattattattatttattgaagaaaCCAAAACAAGACAATATATATTTgttcaatacttttttttttgctgaTTTCATTTTTCATGATAGTATAATCAACATATCCACATGTATTATCACAcatgattataaaaattttagttgAAATAACTTGagaaacaattaaattaattatccaaacaatataaatattattgaacaaCATAATTTGAAGATATCAAATTATCAAcatatatagtaaaaaaataattgtaataaaaaatatgaaaaatgataaaaaaataataaaaaaattattattgaggGAGCTCAACTCAATCTAACTAActtaaagaatttaatttacAGACTCAACTCAATCTAACTTCaacaattaattacaaattaaagaattgtgtttgaacataaattattgaaactcattatttttaattatgtccTATATTGTATGGCTTCTAATTTGAACTAaatacatttttagttttttatttagtattaattTCAGTTTATTGAAAAGATAGTTTTCCCCTTGAGACAGAcgataaattaaattcaatcatTACCATGATGGTCAACACAACCATAACGTTTGAAATCCTGAAATCTATAgcctttttaaaagaaagacgAAAGAGTTAAAAGGTTTATCAATTTTGGTGAGGTAACTTTTCATATAATACATTATGTCATGTCTATGTttccggcttgtaaggtgaggtctgcactccacttatatattatatcccCCTcatgccgaggtatatacatctcgagcgtgagacaagatattaatgggtggtccgatctccacttatatattatatccccctcacgccgaggtatatacatctcgagcgtgagacaagatattaatgggtggtccgataacggtcCAAGAGCGGGTGAaacaatctgcccaacaaatatcgctaggatagactctaaccatagctctgataccatgttagaaaagtgggttctaggcttgtaaggtgaggtctgcacttcacttatatattataaattgaccttatctctagtcgattgtgggacttccaacacatccaATCACTATTTTCAAACATTCATGTCCTCTTATCACAGTGTCATCTAATCAGCTTAGCATGATTTATGTCACTGAATTTCATAGAATgtta
Proteins encoded:
- the LOC106776413 gene encoding 60S ribosomal protein L15-1; the protein is MGAYNYVSELWRKKQSDVMRFLQRVRCWEYRQQPSIVRLTRPTRPDKARRLGYKAKQGYVVYRVRVRRGGRKRPVPKGIVYGKPTNQGVTQLKFQRSKRSVAEERAGRKLGGLRVLNSYWVNEDSTYKYFEIILVDVAHAAIRNDPRINWLCNPVHKHRELRGLTSAGKSNRGLRGRGHLYHKARPSRRATWKRNNTLSLRRYR